The genomic interval GACGACGACCTGCTCGCCATCATGCTCCGGGCGACGGAGGCCGGCGAGATAGACGACTCCGTCCTGCGGGACGAACTGATGACGATGCTGCTGGCGGGCCACGACACGACGGCGCTGACGCTGACGTACATGTTCTACCTGCTGGACGAGAACCCCGGGGCGCGCGACCGCCTCCACGCCGAGTTCGACGACGCGCTCGGCGGCGGGGCCCCCACCGCCGAGGACGCGATGGGCTTCGCGTACGCCGACCGCGTGCTCAACGAGACGATGCGGCTCTACCCGCCCGTGTACGTGATGTTCCGCCAGCCGCGGACGGACGTGCGGCTGGCCGGCTACCGCGTCCCCGAGGACGCGCTCGTGATGCTCCCGCAGTGGGTCGTCCACCGCGACCCGCGCTGGTGGGACGCCCCCGACACGTTCGACCCCGACCGCTTCCTCCCGGAGCGCTCCGACGGCCGGCCGAACTACGCCTTCTTCCCGTTCGGCGGCGGCCCGCGAATCTGCATCGGCAAGCGGTTCTCACTCTTGGAGGCGAAACTCATCGCCGGAACGGTGTGTCAGGAGTTCGCGCTGGAGCGGGTCGACGACGGCCCGCTCGACCTGCGGCCGTCGCTCACGATGCATCCGGCGGAGCCGGTCGAAACGGAACTCCGGTCGCGCTAGGCCTCGACCCACTCGCCGTCGGGACCGACCTCCAGCACCGTGTCGAACAGCCCGCGGAGCGTGGCGAGCGTCTGGTCGTCGTGCGCGCCGGGGTCGACGTGGAAGTAGCCGACGGCGTCCGCGCTGTCGAGACGCCCGGTGAGGACGTGGACGAACCGGAACACGCGCTTGAGGTCGGCGAACTGGAGCAGGGTGGTGAGCGAGTCGAACCGGACCGTCGTCGCGCCGCCCTCCCACGAGGAGAGGCACTGGCTCAGCTTGATACCCAGCCCGGTGAGGTCCCCCGGCGAGGAGACGGAGGCCGTGGAGACGCCGTCGGGGAGGCCGGTCGCGCCGCCGGACGCGGCGGCCGCGGCCCCGCGGGCTGACTCGCCGACGGTGACGACGGCGAGCCGGTCGGGGAGGCGCCCGGCGTCGCGGAGCCACGCGTCGGCCACGTCGTCGACGGACCCGTCGAGCGCGACGGCGAGGACGTTCGTGCTCGCGGGCGCGGCGGCGTCCGTCGTCGTGACGGCATCGACCGGCGGGCGGTCCATCGGCGACGAACACAGCAGCACGCTCTCGCCGGGAGCGGCGGCGTACGCGCTGTCCGCGTCGTCCGTCCCCGATGCGCGTCGTGCCGACTCCATCAGTTACTATTCCTACTCCTCGTACGGACATAAACACCCGACGGGGTTTTCATCGCGTGAGAACGCGTCAGGTCCGGGGGTAGCCGTAGTCGAGGACCGTCCCGCCGTCGGCGTCCGTGACGCTCACGACGCCCTCGGCCGGCCAGACGTGCGAGTCGAGGTCCCAGTAGAGGTCGTCGGGACCGTACTCGCCGTTGCCCGTGTGGAGCCTGACGCTCGCGTCCGGGTCGAGGGTGAACCCGTCGGGGAGGTGGAACGCCCACCCCTCCGGGGTCGAGACGGTGTAGCCCGTCAGGTCCAGCGGCTCGGAGCCGCCGTTGGTGAACTCGACCCACTCGTCGTTGAGCGGGGCGTCCTCGGGCACGCCGACACTGAGCGCCGACACGGCGAGGCCGGCGGCCGCGCCCTCGGTGTTGTCGTAGCCGCCCGGCCGGACCACGTCGCGGCCGCGGAACCACGTCCGCTCGCCGGCCTTCCCGACGAGGTAGCCGTACGCCGAGTCGAGCGAGAAGTTCGCGGCGCCCACCTTGTACTGGAGGTAGAGCGCGTCGCCCCGGCGCATGTACTGCTGGGGCTGGGCGGCGTTGCCGCCCGCGAGGTACGACTTCGAGCCGAAGTTCACGCTGTAGTTGCCGGGGTCGATGTCGTCGGGGCCGACCCACTCGCCCTCGGCGTCCTCGGGCGGGGCGCGGACGGCGACGGTGATGCGCTCCTCGTTCGCGTAGGGGTCGAACTCGTTCTCCTCGCTGTCGGGCATGACGTCGACGTTCGCCCGGGCGACGGAGCGGTCGCGCAGCGGCTTCAGGTAGGCCGCCTTCTCCGTCGAGAGGTCGATGCGGTCGGGGCCGTCGCCGGAGAGGAACCGCCAGCTACCGACGCCGTGGAGCGTCTTCGGCGTCATCGAGACGGTGAAGTCCTGCCGGTCCAGCCCGCCGTAGAAGACGCCGCCGTCGGTGTCGCCCGGGCCCCACGACCAGTTCACGCGCTGGTTCCCGTTCGCCCACGCCTCGAAGTCGTCGTCGGTCCCGAGCGGGTCGTCCCGGAGCGCCCACTCGCCGGCGTCGCGCGACAGCCCCGAGAAGGCGAACTCCGCCGTGCCGCCGTGGTCGGCGTCGGGCGAGCCGTGGAGGAAGACGAGGCTCGCGGCCACCGGCCCGTCGTAGACGAACACGCGGGCCGCCTCGTCGCTCGCCGT from Halosegnis marinus carries:
- a CDS encoding DUF7504 family protein is translated as MESARRASGTDDADSAYAAAPGESVLLCSSPMDRPPVDAVTTTDAAAPASTNVLAVALDGSVDDVADAWLRDAGRLPDRLAVVTVGESARGAAAAASGGATGLPDGVSTASVSSPGDLTGLGIKLSQCLSSWEGGATTVRFDSLTTLLQFADLKRVFRFVHVLTGRLDSADAVGYFHVDPGAHDDQTLATLRGLFDTVLEVGPDGEWVEA
- a CDS encoding lamin tail domain-containing protein, which codes for MSPDKRLGERLPSPTRRRFLAGAGGLAALGLGGAYLNTTRDDGNGFLLRQGKLRWAVEPAVSSETTAGDWYGYDGGTGRGRPDTDLTASDEAARVFVYDGPVAASLVFLHGSPDADHGGTAEFAFSGLSRDAGEWALRDDPLGTDDDFEAWANGNQRVNWSWGPGDTDGGVFYGGLDRQDFTVSMTPKTLHGVGSWRFLSGDGPDRIDLSTEKAAYLKPLRDRSVARANVDVMPDSEENEFDPYANEERITVAVRAPPEDAEGEWVGPDDIDPGNYSVNFGSKSYLAGGNAAQPQQYMRRGDALYLQYKVGAANFSLDSAYGYLVGKAGERTWFRGRDVVRPGGYDNTEGAAAGLAVSALSVGVPEDAPLNDEWVEFTNGGSEPLDLTGYTVSTPEGWAFHLPDGFTLDPDASVRLHTGNGEYGPDDLYWDLDSHVWPAEGVVSVTDADGGTVLDYGYPRT